Proteins from one Candidatus Nitrospira nitrosa genomic window:
- a CDS encoding HEPN domain-containing protein — translation MTVRLKDEDLVRAWVIKAEHDLLNIENNLAAREIPWDTVGFHAQQCAEKYLKALLVSRHIDPPKIHDLTELYALLPDGLLKDFNVHSLEELNPYSIEGRYPGVWEPVEQAEALRAVEVARAIRQAIRRILPSSCII, via the coding sequence ATGACCGTGCGGCTTAAGGATGAGGATCTTGTCCGGGCCTGGGTTATCAAGGCCGAACATGACTTGCTCAATATCGAAAATAATCTCGCGGCGAGGGAGATCCCGTGGGATACCGTTGGTTTTCATGCACAACAATGCGCGGAGAAATACCTCAAAGCGCTCCTGGTTTCCCGGCACATCGACCCACCGAAGATTCATGATCTGACTGAACTTTATGCGCTGTTGCCGGATGGACTGCTGAAAGACTTCAACGTGCACTCGCTCGAAGAGCTGAATCCCTATTCGATAGAAGGGCGCTATCCTGGAGTGTGGGAGCCGGTTGAACAAGCAGAGGCACTTCGGGCTGTTGAGGTTGCCAGAGCGATTCGTCAGGCAATACGTCGAATCCTACCTTCCTCTTGTATCATCTGA
- a CDS encoding 4Fe-4S dicluster domain-containing protein — MATNPSYGRRDFLKDSVVSTVRAAQELVKHAEASPVQAAAPSVRPDWLRPPGAVVEGLFVDRCTACNDCVTACPPGAITAHPADGTPILYADQSPCLICEDFPCISACRTDALLPVSEGDQVRMGTAEVAHRFCTAGQGCHACVSKCPTNALTLDLALLRLLVSPESCVGCGMCEMICKTVNDRVAIRVIPARQMERSAL; from the coding sequence ATGGCAACCAATCCCTCCTATGGTCGGCGAGATTTTCTGAAGGATTCCGTCGTCTCTACCGTCAGGGCTGCACAGGAACTCGTCAAACATGCGGAAGCTTCTCCTGTCCAGGCTGCTGCACCTTCGGTTCGACCGGATTGGTTGCGTCCTCCCGGTGCTGTGGTAGAGGGATTGTTCGTGGACCGTTGTACGGCGTGTAATGATTGTGTCACGGCCTGTCCCCCTGGGGCCATTACCGCGCATCCAGCTGATGGTACTCCTATCCTCTATGCCGATCAGTCTCCCTGCCTGATATGTGAAGATTTTCCATGCATCTCGGCATGCCGAACGGATGCGCTCCTGCCGGTCAGTGAGGGTGACCAGGTTCGAATGGGAACGGCGGAGGTGGCACATCGATTTTGCACGGCCGGTCAGGGTTGTCATGCCTGTGTCTCGAAGTGCCCAACCAACGCTCTCACCTTGGATCTTGCCCTGCTTCGCCTGTTGGTTTCTCCGGAGAGCTGTGTGGGCTGCGGCATGTGCGAGATGATTTGCAAGACGGTGAATGATCGTGTCGCGATTCGTGTGATCCCGGCTAGGCAAATGGAAAGGAGCGCTCTATGA
- a CDS encoding nucleotidyltransferase domain-containing protein: protein MMQPARDISAVQVTIAEMVRRIVERFHPERIILFGSHARGTAGPHSDVDLLVVMQPHGSKRRRAVEIHGLLAGMGVPKDVIVVTPEEFEAYRDAPGTVIRTAWQEGKILHDRAA from the coding sequence ATGATGCAACCAGCAAGGGACATAAGCGCAGTTCAAGTTACCATCGCCGAGATGGTCCGACGTATTGTCGAGCGATTCCATCCCGAGCGCATCATTCTCTTTGGATCACATGCCCGTGGAACGGCTGGTCCGCATAGCGATGTCGATTTGCTTGTCGTAATGCAGCCACACGGTTCTAAGCGAAGGCGAGCGGTTGAGATCCATGGGTTGCTGGCCGGTATGGGCGTTCCGAAAGATGTCATTGTCGTGACTCCTGAAGAATTTGAAGCTTACCGCGATGCGCCAGGGACTGTGATAAGGACCGCGTGGCAAGAGGGAAAGATCCTGCATGACCGTGCGGCTTAA
- a CDS encoding WD40 repeat domain-containing protein has translation MPDPTMTPLLAPGSVDMPSTSPIDFLEYWGTDCRELNTFRGHSHGVWAVAFSPDGTMLASGGAERLVRMWDIETGRLLRSLRGHTHDIRAIVFTPDGQTLATASEDRTIRLWNGKTGEPVKLLFTRYDHSVCSLSLSPDGLMLARGSHNKDIKIWEVTTGTELMTLLGKDEYDHHWSVCVAFSPDGIHLASGTDIGKIKVWEVLPSGEEKVLHDGHWRKDEVDSTETRGYFVEDDGGFQKPMDYWIGAMTFTPDAKLLITGSRDTTIKLFEMPTVVEKKALTGHKGWVRSLAVSPDGKVLVSASDDQTIKFWDLSTGRNFRTLKGHSGPVRGLAFSPDGKRLASASWDRTVKLWEGGEKKEE, from the coding sequence ATGCCTGATCCAACGATGACTCCTCTTCTCGCACCCGGTTCTGTTGACATGCCATCAACCTCACCCATCGATTTCCTGGAATACTGGGGAACTGACTGTCGTGAGCTGAACACCTTCCGTGGGCATTCGCATGGAGTGTGGGCGGTTGCCTTTTCCCCAGATGGAACCATGCTTGCGAGCGGGGGCGCCGAACGCCTCGTCCGTATGTGGGATATTGAAACCGGTCGGCTGCTCCGTTCCCTTCGCGGCCATACTCACGACATCCGCGCCATCGTCTTCACCCCAGATGGGCAAACCCTCGCGACGGCGAGCGAAGACCGCACCATCAGGCTCTGGAACGGTAAGACCGGCGAACCCGTGAAGCTCCTCTTTACTCGATACGACCATAGCGTGTGCAGTTTATCTCTCTCCCCGGATGGACTCATGCTCGCGCGTGGGAGCCACAACAAAGACATCAAAATTTGGGAAGTCACCACCGGCACCGAGCTCATGACCCTTCTGGGAAAAGACGAATACGATCACCATTGGTCGGTGTGTGTTGCGTTCTCACCCGACGGCATCCATCTCGCCAGCGGAACCGACATCGGGAAAATTAAAGTGTGGGAAGTACTCCCAAGCGGCGAGGAAAAGGTTCTCCACGATGGTCATTGGCGAAAAGACGAAGTGGATTCGACCGAGACCCGTGGCTATTTTGTTGAAGATGACGGCGGATTCCAGAAGCCGATGGACTACTGGATCGGGGCCATGACCTTCACCCCGGATGCAAAACTCCTGATCACCGGTAGCCGAGACACCACCATCAAGCTCTTTGAGATGCCGACGGTGGTCGAGAAGAAAGCGTTGACCGGCCACAAGGGCTGGGTCCGTAGTCTCGCCGTCTCTCCGGACGGAAAAGTTTTGGTCAGCGCCAGCGACGACCAAACCATCAAGTTTTGGGATCTGTCCACCGGTCGAAACTTCCGAACCCTCAAAGGCCACAGTGGCCCAGTCCGCGGATTGGCCTTTTCTCCAGACGGCAAGCGCCTTGCCAGCGCTTCCTGGGATCGGACGGTGAAGTTGTGGGAAGGGGGAGAGAAAAAGGAAGAGTAG
- a CDS encoding ethylbenzene dehydrogenase-related protein has protein sequence MRVAQTTNKKLVFAILLSALTVGLMLTLGRVPLAVSQPVTIPAKTVKGAIPMDGANPVWESVPGVIIPLSGQLITTPMHPNISVKSVFVKAMTNGKEVGLRLEWLDQTKNDTAIGPQDFRDQVALMFPVNTAGAPPFQCMGQSGGTTNIWRWNAEWQKDLGKDSAGIWDVDDQYPGIFWDFYFEEPAGGVTYPDRIGRSLGPFNSGIWSGNIMSDPTLRVSSVEDLSANGFSTLTTQAHQDVLGNGVWEPSGSVKGGGYTGPTWRVVVKRTLETGDTNDVQFKSGMSVPIAFAVWDGANIERNGMKSLSTWFTLKL, from the coding sequence ATGAGGGTAGCGCAGACGACCAACAAGAAATTGGTGTTTGCTATTCTTCTCTCCGCCCTCACTGTCGGCCTGATGCTGACGTTGGGGCGAGTACCACTCGCCGTCAGTCAGCCGGTGACGATACCGGCCAAGACGGTTAAGGGTGCAATTCCGATGGACGGTGCCAATCCCGTATGGGAGAGCGTGCCGGGCGTCATCATTCCTCTGAGCGGTCAGCTGATCACGACTCCGATGCACCCGAATATTTCGGTGAAGTCGGTGTTCGTGAAAGCGATGACCAACGGCAAGGAAGTGGGATTGCGGTTGGAGTGGCTTGATCAGACGAAGAATGATACGGCGATCGGCCCGCAGGATTTCCGCGATCAGGTGGCGCTGATGTTTCCGGTGAACACGGCCGGAGCTCCGCCGTTCCAGTGTATGGGCCAATCCGGGGGCACCACCAACATCTGGCGCTGGAATGCTGAGTGGCAGAAGGACTTGGGCAAGGACAGTGCAGGAATCTGGGATGTCGACGATCAGTATCCCGGCATTTTCTGGGACTTTTACTTTGAGGAGCCGGCGGGAGGCGTGACCTATCCTGATCGTATCGGTCGCAGCCTCGGGCCGTTCAACTCCGGCATCTGGTCGGGAAACATTATGTCTGACCCGACGCTCCGTGTGAGTTCGGTTGAGGATTTGAGTGCCAACGGCTTCAGCACCCTTACGACGCAAGCTCATCAGGATGTGCTCGGAAACGGTGTCTGGGAGCCATCAGGGTCCGTGAAGGGTGGCGGGTATACCGGACCGACCTGGCGGGTAGTCGTGAAGCGGACATTGGAAACCGGTGACACGAACGATGTGCAGTTCAAGTCGGGGATGTCCGTGCCCATTGCGTTTGCAGTGTGGGACGGCGCCAACATCGAGCGAAACGGTATGAAGTCATTGTCGACCTGGTTTACGTTGAAGTTGTAA
- a CDS encoding TorD/DmsD family molecular chaperone — translation MTSQQPMHRVSASATATLPTPSTLKDSPAVERALSRSKIYLQISWSLLYPEDEEFLDYLRCGEFVEDGRTALDALDVALGADGSQRVKDKLVALKKQLELVEGLISSECVNWQLSDLQSEHRRVFSNVITLDCPPYETLFGNDHVFAQSHVMGDISGFYKAFGVELSKDIHERLDHLSVEFEFMHFLAYKESYSLCHDGPEKTQIVVEAQKKFLKNHIGRWVPLFCRMLAKKADSGLFKLVADMTADWMEFEAAFLAVTPQPYTETDYRPATFSSPEGQTYECGAQDQGNELSMLLNEVGAQSFMDVKEKDKDQEEGRPSGTA, via the coding sequence ATGACGAGTCAACAGCCGATGCACAGAGTCTCTGCATCTGCCACCGCCACGTTACCGACCCCTTCCACACTGAAGGATTCCCCGGCCGTTGAGCGAGCACTCAGTCGCAGCAAGATCTATCTGCAGATCTCCTGGAGCCTCCTCTATCCAGAGGACGAGGAATTTCTTGATTATCTGCGGTGTGGGGAATTTGTCGAAGATGGTCGGACGGCTCTTGATGCGCTGGACGTTGCCCTTGGCGCCGATGGGAGTCAACGTGTCAAGGACAAGCTGGTCGCGCTGAAGAAGCAGTTGGAATTGGTGGAGGGGCTGATTTCTTCAGAATGTGTCAATTGGCAACTGAGTGATCTCCAGTCAGAGCATCGTCGCGTCTTCAGTAACGTGATTACGCTCGATTGCCCGCCCTATGAAACTCTGTTCGGGAACGATCACGTGTTCGCCCAGTCTCATGTCATGGGTGACATCTCCGGATTCTACAAGGCGTTTGGAGTCGAACTTTCGAAGGATATTCATGAACGGCTCGACCACCTCAGTGTGGAGTTCGAGTTCATGCATTTCCTGGCCTACAAGGAGTCGTACTCGCTCTGTCACGATGGGCCTGAAAAGACCCAGATCGTGGTGGAGGCGCAAAAGAAATTCTTAAAGAATCATATCGGTCGATGGGTGCCCTTGTTCTGCCGCATGTTGGCCAAGAAGGCGGACTCCGGCCTATTCAAGTTGGTGGCCGATATGACAGCCGATTGGATGGAATTCGAGGCGGCGTTCTTAGCCGTGACGCCTCAACCCTACACGGAAACCGATTATCGGCCCGCAACGTTCAGCTCGCCGGAAGGTCAAACCTATGAGTGCGGTGCGCAAGACCAAGGGAATGAGTTGAGCATGTTGCTGAACGAGGTCGGAGCTCAGTCCTTTATGGATGTGAAAGAAAAGGACAAGGATCAAGAAGAGGGGCGGCCTTCTGGAACAGCCTAA